The Oncorhynchus masou masou isolate Uvic2021 chromosome 31, UVic_Omas_1.1, whole genome shotgun sequence genome includes a region encoding these proteins:
- the bbs2 gene encoding Bardet-Biedl syndrome 2 protein homolog isoform X2 — MLVPIFTLKLNHKINPRMVTMGKFDGIHPCLTAATQAGKVFIHNPHTRGQRQAAHRLSQSAQDSDISLLNINQAVSCLTAGTLGPNTTGDTLLVGTQTNLLAYDVHDNADIFYREVTDGANAIVLGKLGNIESPLAIIGGNCALQGFDYEGNDQFWTVTGDNVRSLVLCDFTGDGKNELLVGSEDFDIRVFKEDELVSEIAENETVTSLCHMHGSRFGYALANGTVGVYDRTARYWRIKSKNHAMSIHAFDLNADGVVELITGWSNGKIDARSDRTGEVIFKDNFSSSVAGVVEGDYRMDGQIQLICTSVEGEVRGYLPASKEMKGNLMDSSVEQDLIRELSQRRQNLLLELRNYEENAKQAVPGTSERDTQMGVIPANTQLQTVLSVRAATESQRSHIELSISTPNETIIRAVLIFAEGIFEGESHVVHPSAQNLCGSICVPIIPPKDIPVDLHIKAFVGGKSSQFHVFEITRQLPRFAMYDLNVEPEAPQPTGKVTFTINDRPQRVVMWLNQNFLLLEGIDTPDVTFTSLRGGGLLTISMLSTSGEITLNTDDIDLAGDLVQSLASFLAIEDLQAEADFPTYFGELRTTLTEVDDYHSVHQKLTAAIADHSNHIRNMLVQAEDARLMGDIRNMKKRYIELYDLNRDLINEYKIRSNNHNALLACLKSVNQAIQRAGRLRVGKPKNQVITACRDAIKNNNVNVLFKIMKAGTASS; from the exons ATGTTGGTGCCTATATTCACCCTCAAGCTGAACCATAAAATCAACCCTCGCATGGTTACAATGGGCAAGTTTGATGGGATCCACCCATGCCTCACTGCAGCCACACAAGCAGGGAAG GTGTTCATCCATAACCCTCATACACGTGGCCAACGGCAGGCAGCCCACCGTCTGAGTCAGAGTGCCCAGGATTCGGACATCTCTCTGCTCAATATCAACCAGGCTGTGAGCTGCCTGACAGCTGGCACACTAGGACCCAACACCACTGGAGACACGCTCCTCGTGGGCACCCAGACAAACCTGCTGGCTTATGACGTACACGACAATGCTGACATCTTCTACAGAGAG GTGACAGATGGGGCCAATGCCATTGTTTTAGGGAAATTGGGGAACATTGAGTCCCCCCTCGCCATCATCGGCGGAAACTGCGCTTTGCAAGGATTTGACTATGAGGGGAATGACCAGTTCTGGACG GTGACGGGGGATAATGTGCGATCATTGGTGCTCTGTGATTTTACTGGTGATGGAAAAAATGAG CTTCTTGTCGGATCAGAGGACTTTGACATTAGGGTATTCAAAGAAGACGAACTTGTGTCTGAGATTGCTGAAAATGAG ACAGTTACCTCCCTCTGTCATATGCATGGCAGCAGGTTTGGTTATGCTCTGGCCAACGGCACTGTGGGTGTATATGACCGCACTGCCCGCTACTGGAGAATCAAG TCTAAGAACCATGCAATGAGCATCCATGCATTTGACCTTAACGCTGATGGTGTTGTAGAACTCATCACAGGCTGGTCCAATGGAAAG ATTGATGCACGGAGCGATCGAACAGGTGAAGTCATCTTCAAAGACAACTTCTCGTCCTCTGTGGCTGGAGTGGTGGAAGGGGACTATCGCATGGATGGACAGATACAGCTAATCTGTACctctgtggagggagaag TGCGTGGCTACCTGCCTGCCAGTAAGGAGATGAAGGGGAATCTGATGGACTCCAGTGTGGAGCAGGATCTGATCCGAGAGCTGAGTCAGCGCAGGCAGAACCTGCTACTGGAACTACGCAACTATGAGGAGAATGCCAAG cAGGCTGTCCCAGGAACTTCAGAACGGGACACCCAGATGGGGGTGATACCAGCCAATACCCAGctccagactgtcctctctgtcagaGCTGCCACGGAGTCCCAGAGGTCACACATAGAGCTCAGCATCTCCACGCCCAATg AGACCATAATTCGAGCCGTGCTGATTTTCGCAGAGGGAATTTTTGAGGGTGAAAGTCATGTGGTACATCCCAGTGCCCAGAATCTATGTGGTTCTATCTGTGTTCCCATCATTCCCCCCAAAGATATCCCTGTGGATCTACACATCAAAGCTTTTGTTGGCGGCAAGAGCAG TCAGTTCCACGTCTTTGAGATCACACGTCAGCTGCCTCGCTTCGCTATGTATGATCTTAATGTTGAGCCTGAGGCCCCCCAACCTACTGGGAAAGTTACCTTCACCATCAACGACAGGCCACAGAGA GTGGTCATGTGGCTGAACCAGAACTTCCTTCTACTAGAGGGCATTGATACCCCAGACGTGACGTTCACCTCTCTACGTGGCGGAGGACTACTCACCATCAGCATGCTAAGCACTAGTGGAGAG ATCACACTAAACACAGATGACATAGACCTGGCAGGGGATCTAGTCCAATCACTGGCCTCCTTCCTGGCCATAGAGGACCTACAGGCAGAGGCAGACTTCCCCACATACTTTGGGGAGCTGCGAACAACCCTAACTGAG GTAGATGACTATCACTCTGTCCACCAAAAGCTGACGGCGGCCATAGCAGATCATTCTAATCACATCCGTAACATGCTGGTGCAGGCAGAAGACGCACGGCTCATGGGTGACAT AAGGAACATGAAGAAGCGCTACATTGAGCTCTATGACCTGAACAGAGACCTGATCAATGAGTACAAGATCCGATCCAACAATCACAATGCTCTCCTCGCTTGCCTTAAGTCTGTCAACCAGGCCATTCAGAGGGCAGGGAGACTGAGAG TGGGAAAGCCAAAGAATCAGGTTATCACAGCCTGCCGAGACGCTATCAAAAACAACAATGTCAACGTCCTGTTCAAGATCATGAAAGCAGGCACAGCGTCTTCCTGA
- the LOC135524437 gene encoding UDP-GlcNAc:betaGal beta-1,3-N-acetylglucosaminyltransferase 9-like → MRRIHIKYVLCTLLMLGLLCLMLYAHQGYTSTWDTWQLEQGCTSSRALLGPPPESHVTKRVPSTPPDKSKCQSTHQSHSKSQTYPKSKLQSKFKPQAKNKSKSKKDEGTKAVPVLPTRPPFDFEGYLRDKDNRNFRLLMDQLGKCSGEPYMLIAIKSVVADFERRQVVRHTWGREGVLQDGQTVKTVFLLGVPRNKTALPFWNRLLAYESHTFGDILLWDFDDTFFNLTLKETHFLQWVNDSCSNVQFIFKGDADVYVNIENILEMVKGQKPDKDLFVGEIIHHARPIRRRSSKYFVPEFVYGQTMYPSYAGGGGFVMSGHTARRLSEACQQVELFPIDDVFLGMCLQRIGVKPSHHEGFRTFGIVRPSAAPHLQVFDPCFYRELMVVHSVTVPQIWLMWNLLHDPQLICHSNQTPTLWPFKWRGKVLGTTGQKDSETTVEQDYDVKVFVKH, encoded by the coding sequence ATGAGGAGAATTCATATAAAATATGTTCTGTGCACCCTGCTCATGCTGGGACTACTCTGTCTGATGTTGTATGCTCATCAAGGCTATACTTCCACCTGGGACACCTGGCAGTTAGAGCAGGGCTGTACAAGCTCCCGCGCTCTTTTAGGGCCTCCACCAGAGAGCCATGTAACTAAACGGGTCCCTTCTACGCCCCCAGACAAGTCAAAGTGCCAGTCTACGCATCAGTCCCATTCTAAGTCTCAGACATACCCCAAGTCCAAACTTCAGTCTAAATTCAAACCTCAGGCCAAGAACAAATCTAAGTCAAAGAAAGATGAGGGGACAAAGGCTGTTCCGGTTTTACCCACACGACCACCTTTTGACTTTGAGGGTTACCTGAGGGATAAGGACAACCGGAACTTCAGACTGCTGATGGACCAGCTAGGGAAGTGCTCAGGCGAGCCCTACATGCTCATTGCTATCAAGTCAGTAGTGGCAGACTTTGAAAGGAGGCAGGTAGTGCGGCACACCTGGGGAAGAGAGGGTGTTCTCCAGGATGGGCAGACAGTAAAGACTGTATTCCTCCTTGGGGTGCCCAGGAACAAGACCGCCCTGCCTTTCTGGAACCGGCTCCTTGCCTACGAGAGCCACACCTTTGGGGACATTCTCCTCTGGGACTTTGATGACACATTTTTCAACTTGACACTTAAAGAGACCCACTTCCTCCAGTGGGTGAATGACAGCTGCTCCAATGTCCAGTTCATCTTCAAAGGTGACGCTGATGTCTATGTGAATATTGAGAACATTCTGGAGATGGTGAAGGGTCAGAAGCCTGATAAGGACCTCTTTGTGGGTGAGATAATCCACCATGCCCGCCCCATCCGCCGGCGCAGCAGCAAGTACTTTGTGCCTGAGTTTGTGTACGGCCAGACAATGTATCCGTCATATGCTGGAGGGGGAGGCTTTGTGATGTCTGGTCACACCGCCAGGCGGCTGAGTGAAGCGTGTCAGCAGGTAGAACTATTCCCTATCGATGATGTGTTCTTAGGCATGTGCTTACAGAGAATTGGAGTGAAACCGTCACACCATGAGGGTTTTCGTACGTTTGGCATTGTGCGCCCATCTGCTGCTCCCCACCTCCAGGTGTTTGACCCTTGTTTCTACAGGGAGCTGATGGTGGTACACAGCGTGACAGTGCCACAGATCTGGCTCATGTGGAACCTGCTGCATGACCCCCAACTGATCTGTCACAGTAACCAGACCCCCACCCTGTGGCCCTTCAAGTGGAGGGGCAAGGTACTCGGGACAACAGGACAAAAGGACTCAGAGACTACAGTGGAACAGGACTATGATGTTAAAGTGTTTGTAAAGCATTGA
- the bbs2 gene encoding Bardet-Biedl syndrome 2 protein homolog isoform X1 — translation MLVPIFTLKLNHKINPRMVTMGKFDGIHPCLTAATQAGKVFIHNPHTRGQRQAAHRLSQSAQDSDISLLNINQAVSCLTAGTLGPNTTGDTLLVGTQTNLLAYDVHDNADIFYREVTDGANAIVLGKLGNIESPLAIIGGNCALQGFDYEGNDQFWTVTGDNVRSLVLCDFTGDGKNELLVGSEDFDIRVFKEDELVSEIAENETVTSLCHMHGSRFGYALANGTVGVYDRTARYWRIKSKNHAMSIHAFDLNADGVVELITGWSNGKIDARSDRTGEVIFKDNFSSSVAGVVEGDYRMDGQIQLICTSVEGEVRGYLPASKEMKGNLMDSSVEQDLIRELSQRRQNLLLELRNYEENAKQAVPGTSERDTQMGVIPANTQLQTVLSVRAATESQRSHIELSISTPNETIIRAVLIFAEGIFEGESHVVHPSAQNLCGSICVPIIPPKDIPVDLHIKAFVGGKSSSQFHVFEITRQLPRFAMYDLNVEPEAPQPTGKVTFTINDRPQRVVMWLNQNFLLLEGIDTPDVTFTSLRGGGLLTISMLSTSGEITLNTDDIDLAGDLVQSLASFLAIEDLQAEADFPTYFGELRTTLTEVDDYHSVHQKLTAAIADHSNHIRNMLVQAEDARLMGDIRNMKKRYIELYDLNRDLINEYKIRSNNHNALLACLKSVNQAIQRAGRLRVGKPKNQVITACRDAIKNNNVNVLFKIMKAGTASS, via the exons ATGTTGGTGCCTATATTCACCCTCAAGCTGAACCATAAAATCAACCCTCGCATGGTTACAATGGGCAAGTTTGATGGGATCCACCCATGCCTCACTGCAGCCACACAAGCAGGGAAG GTGTTCATCCATAACCCTCATACACGTGGCCAACGGCAGGCAGCCCACCGTCTGAGTCAGAGTGCCCAGGATTCGGACATCTCTCTGCTCAATATCAACCAGGCTGTGAGCTGCCTGACAGCTGGCACACTAGGACCCAACACCACTGGAGACACGCTCCTCGTGGGCACCCAGACAAACCTGCTGGCTTATGACGTACACGACAATGCTGACATCTTCTACAGAGAG GTGACAGATGGGGCCAATGCCATTGTTTTAGGGAAATTGGGGAACATTGAGTCCCCCCTCGCCATCATCGGCGGAAACTGCGCTTTGCAAGGATTTGACTATGAGGGGAATGACCAGTTCTGGACG GTGACGGGGGATAATGTGCGATCATTGGTGCTCTGTGATTTTACTGGTGATGGAAAAAATGAG CTTCTTGTCGGATCAGAGGACTTTGACATTAGGGTATTCAAAGAAGACGAACTTGTGTCTGAGATTGCTGAAAATGAG ACAGTTACCTCCCTCTGTCATATGCATGGCAGCAGGTTTGGTTATGCTCTGGCCAACGGCACTGTGGGTGTATATGACCGCACTGCCCGCTACTGGAGAATCAAG TCTAAGAACCATGCAATGAGCATCCATGCATTTGACCTTAACGCTGATGGTGTTGTAGAACTCATCACAGGCTGGTCCAATGGAAAG ATTGATGCACGGAGCGATCGAACAGGTGAAGTCATCTTCAAAGACAACTTCTCGTCCTCTGTGGCTGGAGTGGTGGAAGGGGACTATCGCATGGATGGACAGATACAGCTAATCTGTACctctgtggagggagaag TGCGTGGCTACCTGCCTGCCAGTAAGGAGATGAAGGGGAATCTGATGGACTCCAGTGTGGAGCAGGATCTGATCCGAGAGCTGAGTCAGCGCAGGCAGAACCTGCTACTGGAACTACGCAACTATGAGGAGAATGCCAAG cAGGCTGTCCCAGGAACTTCAGAACGGGACACCCAGATGGGGGTGATACCAGCCAATACCCAGctccagactgtcctctctgtcagaGCTGCCACGGAGTCCCAGAGGTCACACATAGAGCTCAGCATCTCCACGCCCAATg AGACCATAATTCGAGCCGTGCTGATTTTCGCAGAGGGAATTTTTGAGGGTGAAAGTCATGTGGTACATCCCAGTGCCCAGAATCTATGTGGTTCTATCTGTGTTCCCATCATTCCCCCCAAAGATATCCCTGTGGATCTACACATCAAAGCTTTTGTTGGCGGCAAGAGCAG CAGTCAGTTCCACGTCTTTGAGATCACACGTCAGCTGCCTCGCTTCGCTATGTATGATCTTAATGTTGAGCCTGAGGCCCCCCAACCTACTGGGAAAGTTACCTTCACCATCAACGACAGGCCACAGAGA GTGGTCATGTGGCTGAACCAGAACTTCCTTCTACTAGAGGGCATTGATACCCCAGACGTGACGTTCACCTCTCTACGTGGCGGAGGACTACTCACCATCAGCATGCTAAGCACTAGTGGAGAG ATCACACTAAACACAGATGACATAGACCTGGCAGGGGATCTAGTCCAATCACTGGCCTCCTTCCTGGCCATAGAGGACCTACAGGCAGAGGCAGACTTCCCCACATACTTTGGGGAGCTGCGAACAACCCTAACTGAG GTAGATGACTATCACTCTGTCCACCAAAAGCTGACGGCGGCCATAGCAGATCATTCTAATCACATCCGTAACATGCTGGTGCAGGCAGAAGACGCACGGCTCATGGGTGACAT AAGGAACATGAAGAAGCGCTACATTGAGCTCTATGACCTGAACAGAGACCTGATCAATGAGTACAAGATCCGATCCAACAATCACAATGCTCTCCTCGCTTGCCTTAAGTCTGTCAACCAGGCCATTCAGAGGGCAGGGAGACTGAGAG TGGGAAAGCCAAAGAATCAGGTTATCACAGCCTGCCGAGACGCTATCAAAAACAACAATGTCAACGTCCTGTTCAAGATCATGAAAGCAGGCACAGCGTCTTCCTGA